In bacterium, the sequence ATATTTTCCTGCCCCAATATTTTTTTGAGATCGTCTGAATAATTACCGACCCGGACTCGATCACCAAAATGATCGCGATGATCGGCAATATAAAAACCGTATCAGTAAGCATTGCGATTATTCCGAGAGTTGTTCCCAGCGCCATCGAACCGGTATCGGTCATAAAAAACATCGCCGGATAAATATTATACCAGACAAAAGCAAGCAGCGTGCCCAAGATCGCCGCGATAAAAATAGTCAGTTCGATATTCCCTTGCATAAAAGCGATCATCGCATAAGCGCCGAATGATGTCAAAGCTACGCCTCCGGCCAAACCATCAAGCCCGTCAGTTTCATTTAGAGAAAAAGATGTCGCTACCACTACCAAAATAAAAAGCGGAATATACCATAAACCCAAATACACCTCGCCCAATCCGGGAATACTGATCGCGTTCCATTCAAGCTTATAGTAAAGCCACCATGCTCCGCCGACAGCAACCAGCGTATAAAGCAATAGCCTGATCTTCACGCTTAACCCTCCGCCATTCGGACCGATCTTAAAAATATTCAGAATATCGTCAAGCGCCCCGATAATTCCGGCGATAACCATTGCGCCGATCGGAAGCCATGTCTTCTCACGGCTTAAAAAATTCAATCGATCGAATATTGAGTCCGAAAAAATATGCGCTAAAAAAGCAAAACCTAGGGCGAGCGCCAAGACCGGCACCCAGATTATCAGACCGCCCATTGTCGGAGTGCCTGTTTTTTTTTGATGAAGCGCGGTAAAAACCGGCGTATTGCCCTCGGCGCGAATACTTTTGCCTAATTTATGGCGAATTAAAAACCTGATAAATGCCGGCGTGATCGCCCAAGCGGCAATAAACGCAATTATAAAAACGATTAAAACTCCGATTATTTCTCGCGAATAAAACATAAGTTTAATTTTCAATTTTTAATTATTTTTATTTCCATTCATAAGAATCCCAGATCCATTTTACCAATTTTTCCATTTCCGAGAATCTGCCATTAGCGCCGATCACCACAGCCACTATTCGATGCTGACGCGTTGAATCTTCGACTACCAAAAGCAAGCTCTCTCCCGCCTCATCCGTATATCCTGTTTTTCCGCCGATTATTCCGGGCAAATTCCCCAAAAGTTTATTGGTATTTTTTATAAAATGATCGTTCTTGCCGTCAGCTGATCTTATATTTATCTTATCAATTATGGTTATGCTAAAAATTTCCGGATAGTCATTGAGAAGGCCTCTTGATAACGTCACGACATCTTTCGCCGTAGAATAATTATCTCTTTCATCAACGCCATCAGGATTGGTAAAATGAGTGCCGGTCAATCCCTCTTTTTCCGCGAAATTATTCATTAATCCGACGAAGTAACGGATTCCTTGCTCTTTTGAATTATTTTTTTTCGTAATATCTTCCGCGATCGCGCGGGCGGCGCCATTGCTTGAAGCGATAAGCATTATTTTTAAAAGATCGCCGACTTTTATTTTTTCGCCAATTAATAAATAACCGCTGTCTCCTTCAGCCCCAAGCGCTGTTTTGCTTATCTCCACGATCTCACTAAAATTATAATTCCCTGCCTTAATTATCAAATTAGAATTCTCGGTTTTAATAAAATCCAGCATAGCGCTGGCCGTCGCAAGCTTGGTAAGGCTGGCGATCTTAACTTTTTGCTCCGCGTCTTTTTCATAAAGCGTCTGGCCGCTAAAATCATCAACCGCCAAAACCGATTTGGCATTAATTAAAATATCATTTTTCCCCTCTTTTCTAACCGGCACTAAAATTTTCTCAAACGGCAAAACATAATTTTGACGCAAAAAAAATGTATTTTTCCCGGTTTCCGGCCATTTTGGCGCAGCTTGATCAATTTCAATATTTTCCGGTTTTACGGATAAAACCGGACGGGAAATGATTTCGAACGATATCCCGAAAAAAACCAATGGCACGCTCACTAAAACAGCGATTTTATTTTTCATATTGATTATGCTTTTTCAATTTCTTTTTTTAATTCTTCGTATCGGGGCAATTCCTCTATGCGAGCGAAATTCAGTTTCTTTAAAAAATCAAAGCTTATCTTATAATGCCAGCTTCTTGAATCATTGGGATTCTCAATCCTGTCAATTAACCCCCTAAGCAATAAATACCTCAAAGTAAAAGTGCAGTTTACCCCCCTGATCTGCTCCACTTCCATTCGGCTCAAAGGTCCGCGATAAGCGACTATCGCCAAAGTTTCAAGCGACGCCCGAGTCAATCCTTGCTCCAGTTCATTTTTCAAGAAATCATTGATATATTCCGCATTTTCTGAATTAGTCGCCAGCTGGACTTCCTCGTCTTTTTCAATAATTCTAATGCCGCGATGGCTTGAAGCAAGATCTTGTTTCAAGCTCTCAATTCCTTTTTTTATTTCTCCGCTGCCGAGCTTGGCGATAGCGGCGATTTTTTTTATCTTAATCGGCTCTCCGGAAACAAACAAAATGCTTTCAATAATTGATTTTATTTTTTCATTTTCCATAAAAATAACTCCTAATTTATTATACTTAATGCATTACTATGTTTAACTATACCGCAATTTCTTTCTTGCTGATCATTATCTCTCCAAATATTTCTTTCTGTTCAACATTAATTATTTTCGCCTTAAAAAGCTCCAAAATCGCCAAAAAGGTCACGATAATCTCTGTTTTGTTTTTCGCGCTTGCGGTAAGCGTTTTGAAACTCATTTCGATCCTCTGCTGCAAAGACGACTTTAATTCAATTATCTTTTGTTCAAGAGTAATTACTTCCTTTACCCGTTCTTCAACCAGCTTTTCCGCTTTGGGCATTTCCGCCAAAATCCGGCTCATTGTTTTTTCGAGTATTGCCGCATCAATATCCGGCGGAGGGAAAAAACCCTGTTTCACTCCTTCGAAACCCTTGCGGCTAAAAGAAAATTGGCGTTTGTCAAATTCCAAGCCAAGCAATTGTGAGACTTCCTTGAATTTTTTATATAAAGCCAGTCTCGCTTCAAGATCCGCAATAGAATCCTCTTCTTCCGGCGTCAATTCCAATATCGGCAACAACGCTTTTGATTTGATCAAAATCAATCTCGCGGCCACAACCAAAAAATCTGAAAGATTATCGGACGAAATATCCAAATTCCCTTTAAGATGCCCGAGATAACTATTGGTAACTTTTGCCAGCGATATCAATGTAATTTCCAATTTTTCCTTTTGGATCAATTCCAGAAGCAAATCCAACGGGCCTTCAAATTGTTCAAGTTTTACTGTAAATGGCATATTGCAGAGATTTAAGATTAAAGATTTATGATTTAAGAATAAATTCAAACCCATTCGTAAATCTTAAATCGTACATCGTAAATCATTTTTTTGTCTTTGAAAAACTACCTTTGATCATATTCTCAATCTTTTCAATCTGGCTACCAGCTATTCTAATCGACTCTTCAAATCCGCCCGCGTTAATCACCAATTTTTTTACTTTCAATAATGATCTATCGATAAATGCCGGCAATTTAAACAAGCTTCCGAAAGGCGGAACTGTCCCGCCTTTTTTAATTTTAATTATATTTTTTTTGATTATCGCCTCAGCTGCAAAATCAATTTCTTTAACCGCTTTAAAAACTTTCTTTTCCGTTTTAGCTGTTTTCTTCAGCCAATCATTATACAACTTCTTGAATTTTTCCTTGTCAAAATTCTTATCCGCCGGAATCGAAGCGATCACATATTGCGCGAATTTACCTGCACCTAATTTCAACGCCACGGTTTTCGCCACTTCCTTTGGTTTGATCTTTAGCGTATTAGCCTTATCCAAAGCCGTGTAAACCGTCTTATGCTTTATAAGCTCGTATTTTACTTTCGCATTTTTCAATAATTTTTCGAGGTTTTTTAAAATAGCCATAAGTTTATTTCTCCTTGTTCTAATTAACTGTCATTCTGAACTTGTTTCAGAATCTTTAAAAAATTTTAGATGCTGAAATAAATTCAGCATGACACTTTTTATCTACAATCGTTTATCACTTTTTCCACATTAAATATAGCCTCTTTATCCGATTTTTGAACCTTAACAATATGAAACGGGCTTGTAAGCGCTTGGGTTACCGCGCATCCGCGCCCGGGAGAATTTTCAAGCACTGAAACTTCAATTGTATTTCCTTTTTCCGCGATCATATTGATTTCTGTGCCATATCCGCCGGTGGATTTTCCGCCCTGGAATACGGCAATGATCATATCTTTATCAAAATCTATCGGCGCCGGTAATTCCGCGTTGGTTTTTTGCAAAATCGGCATCCATTCGGATTTGCTTTTTATCACATAATTGCCTTGCCCTGTTGGATTGCCGTTTAAGCCCTTTATTATTGTTTTAAACTTCAATTCGTTTCCCGGCATCGCATTGGCTTCGCAAGTATTCCGGCATTCTTCCAAACTGCCAAAAGGAAGTTTATCTATGCATCCGGCGCCATTTACAACAACACATTTTCCTTCAATCGAATCAAACTCAAATCCTATTGCCGAACAAATATCGCTAACTTTAGCTTTCTGGCTGCACGGCGAATTAACTGATTTTATTTTTGAATCAACTGCGGGGTTTACCGCAACCGGCAAATTACTTTTCCCTTTCTTTTCAAAAGCCAAAATAAATCCCAGTACGGCGCTAATGCTTAGAATGATCATCAGAAGTAAATATATTCGAGCTGGCGATATTTTTCGTGCAAACATATTTTAAAATTTTTTAATGATTATGAAATTATTTTTTTTCTTCCTTGATAATCTTTTCTTTATGTAATAACAAATCGATCCGCTTCATATCGCGCGGAAAAAGAGTCGCTTCTTTCACATTCGCCAGTCCAAGAAGTTTCGCGGTTAAGCGCTCCAAGCCAAGCGCTAATCCGCCTTCCGGCGGCATGCCGTATTGAAAAGCCATCAGATAGAACTTAAAATTATCCGGATCAATTCCCCGGCTTTTTATGCTTTGCACCAATTGATCGTAATTATTGATGCGCTGACCGCCGGTAGTGATCTCCGCGCCGCGAAACAGCAAATCAAAGCTCTTGGTGTAAGCCGCGTCTTTCTCGTCCGGCATCGTGTACCA encodes:
- the mraY gene encoding phospho-N-acetylmuramoyl-pentapeptide-transferase, which produces MFYSREIIGVLIVFIIAFIAAWAITPAFIRFLIRHKLGKSIRAEGNTPVFTALHQKKTGTPTMGGLIIWVPVLALALGFAFLAHIFSDSIFDRLNFLSREKTWLPIGAMVIAGIIGALDDILNIFKIGPNGGGLSVKIRLLLYTLVAVGGAWWLYYKLEWNAISIPGLGEVYLGLWYIPLFILVVVATSFSLNETDGLDGLAGGVALTSFGAYAMIAFMQGNIELTIFIAAILGTLLAFVWYNIYPAMFFMTDTGSMALGTTLGIIAMLTDTVFILPIIAIILVIESGSVIIQTISKKYWGRKIFLSTPIHHHFEALGWPETKVTMRFWIISGMAAAVGLIIATVAR
- a CDS encoding serine hydrolase; this translates as MKNKIAVLVSVPLVFFGISFEIISRPVLSVKPENIEIDQAAPKWPETGKNTFFLRQNYVLPFEKILVPVRKEGKNDILINAKSVLAVDDFSGQTLYEKDAEQKVKIASLTKLATASAMLDFIKTENSNLIIKAGNYNFSEIVEISKTALGAEGDSGYLLIGEKIKVGDLLKIMLIASSNGAARAIAEDITKKNNSKEQGIRYFVGLMNNFAEKEGLTGTHFTNPDGVDERDNYSTAKDVVTLSRGLLNDYPEIFSITIIDKINIRSADGKNDHFIKNTNKLLGNLPGIIGGKTGYTDEAGESLLLVVEDSTRQHRIVAVVIGANGRFSEMEKLVKWIWDSYEWK
- the scpB gene encoding SMC-Scp complex subunit ScpB — encoded protein: MENEKIKSIIESILFVSGEPIKIKKIAAIAKLGSGEIKKGIESLKQDLASSHRGIRIIEKDEEVQLATNSENAEYINDFLKNELEQGLTRASLETLAIVAYRGPLSRMEVEQIRGVNCTFTLRYLLLRGLIDRIENPNDSRSWHYKISFDFLKKLNFARIEELPRYEELKKEIEKA
- a CDS encoding segregation/condensation protein A yields the protein MPFTVKLEQFEGPLDLLLELIQKEKLEITLISLAKVTNSYLGHLKGNLDISSDNLSDFLVVAARLILIKSKALLPILELTPEEEDSIADLEARLALYKKFKEVSQLLGLEFDKRQFSFSRKGFEGVKQGFFPPPDIDAAILEKTMSRILAEMPKAEKLVEERVKEVITLEQKIIELKSSLQQRIEMSFKTLTASAKNKTEIIVTFLAILELFKAKIINVEQKEIFGEIMISKKEIAV
- a CDS encoding YbaK/EbsC family protein is translated as MAILKNLEKLLKNAKVKYELIKHKTVYTALDKANTLKIKPKEVAKTVALKLGAGKFAQYVIASIPADKNFDKEKFKKLYNDWLKKTAKTEKKVFKAVKEIDFAAEAIIKKNIIKIKKGGTVPPFGSLFKLPAFIDRSLLKVKKLVINAGGFEESIRIAGSQIEKIENMIKGSFSKTKK
- a CDS encoding protease complex subunit PrcB family protein, giving the protein MFARKISPARIYLLLMIILSISAVLGFILAFEKKGKSNLPVAVNPAVDSKIKSVNSPCSQKAKVSDICSAIGFEFDSIEGKCVVVNGAGCIDKLPFGSLEECRNTCEANAMPGNELKFKTIIKGLNGNPTGQGNYVIKSKSEWMPILQKTNAELPAPIDFDKDMIIAVFQGGKSTGGYGTEINMIAEKGNTIEVSVLENSPGRGCAVTQALTSPFHIVKVQKSDKEAIFNVEKVINDCR